One window from the genome of Diospyros lotus cultivar Yz01 chromosome 11, ASM1463336v1, whole genome shotgun sequence encodes:
- the LOC127812640 gene encoding probable boron transporter 7, which produces MDGLKTPFKGIISDVKGRLACYKQDWTEACYGLRILAPTAYIFFASALPVIAFGEQLSRETDGSLSTVETLASTALCGIIHSIFGGQPLLILGVAEPTVIMYTYLYNFSKGRPDLGRELFLAWAGWVCVWTALMLFLLAIFNACTIITRFTRIAGELFGMLICVLFMQEAIKGVVSEFSIPKAEDPKEEKYQFQWLYTNGLLAVIFSFGVLYTALKSRGSRSWPYGTGWLRSFIADYGVPLMVVLWTALSYVVPGKIPSGVPRRLFCPLPWDAESLYHWTVIKDMGKVPVTYILIAIIPAVMIAGLYFFDHSVASQMAQQKEYNLKNPSAYHYDMLLLGAMTLLCGVLGLPPSNGVLPQSPMHTRSLAVLKRQLIRKKMVKSAKECIKRQASNSEIYGQMEAVFIEMDTSQTNNSVDKELENLKEAVMKREDGGDENGKFDPEKHIDAHLPVRVNEQRGSNLLQSALVGAAVCVIPVIRMIPTSVLWGYFAYMAIDSLPGNQFWERLLLLFITPGRRFKVLAGVHASFVETVPFKYIASFTLFQLAYFLVCFGITWIPIAGILFPLPFFILISIREHILPKFFSQQHLHELDAAEYEESAGVPMRSGSLSCRDTDETMDEDVSSQEILDEMTTRRGELKFRSVSISERHHQVFPDQS; this is translated from the exons ATGGATGGCCTTAAAACTCCATTCAAAGGGATTATAAGCGATGTGAAAGGAAGGTTGGCATGCTACAAGCAGGACTGGACAGAGGCATGCTATGGTCTTAG GATACTGGCTCCAACTGCATACATCTTTTTTGCTTCTGCTCTTCCTGTCATTGCATTTGGCGAACAATTGAGTAGGGAAACAG ATGGAAGCTTGAGCACAGTAGAGACTCTTGCTTCTACTGCTCTCTGTGGTATCATCCACTCAATCTTTGGTGGACAACCTCTCCTTATTTTGGGAGTTGCTGAACCAACAGTTATCATGTACACTTACTTGTACAACTTCAGTAAAGGAAGACCAGACTTGGGGAGGGAGCTGTTTCTTGCTTGGGCCGGCTG GGTTTGTGTCTGGACGGCTCTCATGCTGTTTCTTCTTGCAATATTCAATGCTTGCACAATTATCACTAGGTTTACAAGGATTGCAGGGGAACTTTTTGGCATGTTGATTTGTGTGCTTTTCATGCAAGAGGCCATTAAG GGAGTGGTGAGCGAGTTCAGTATCCCTAAAGCCGAAGATCCAAAAGAAGAGAAGTATCAATTCCAGTGGCTTTATACAAATGGGTTACTGGCAGTTATTTTCTCCTTCGGTGTACTCTATACTGCCCTCAAGAGCAGAGGTTCTAGGTCCTGGCCATATGGCACAG GGTGGCTGCGAAGCTTTATCGCAGACTATGGGGTTCCCCTTATGGTAGTGTTGTGGACAGCATTGTCCTATGTTGTACCAGGAAAAATTCCCTCTGGGGTTCCCAGGAGGCTCTTCTGTCCTCTTCCCTGGGATGCTGAATCATTATACCATTGGACTGTTATCAAG GATATGGGGAAGGTTCCAGTGACATACATTTTGATTGCCATTATACCAGCTGTGATGATTGCAGGTTTATACTTTTTTGACCACAGTGTAGCTTCCCAGATGGCACAGCAGAAGGAATACAATCTTAAAAACCCATCTGCTTACCATTATGATATGCTCTTGCTTGGAGCCATG ACTTTGCTTTGTGGAGTGCTTGGCCTGCCTCCGTCAAATGGTGTCCTCCCGCAATCACCCATGCACACTAGGAGTCTTGCAGTCCTCAAGAGGCAG TTGATTCGAAAGAAGATGGTGAAAAGTGCCAAGGAATGCATTAAAAGGCAAGCTAGCAACTCAGAGATCTATGGACAGATGGAGGCTGTGTTTATTGAGATGGACACTTCTCAAACT AATAATTCTGTTGATAAAGAGTTGGAGAACTTGAAAGAGGCTGTCATGAAAAGGGAAGATGGAGgagatgaaaatggaaaatttgaTCCCGAGAAGCACATAGATGCTCACTTGCCTGTCCGAGTTAATGAGCAAAGAGGAAGCAATCTGTTGCAATCTGCACTCGTTGGTGCTGCAGTGTGCGTTATACCTGTGATCAGGATGATTCCTACCTCAGTTCTTTGGGGATACTTTGCCTATATGGCCATCGACAGCCTCCCTGGTAATCAGTTCTGGGAGAGGTTGTTGCTTCTCTTTATCACTCCTGGACGACGTTTTAA AGTCCTCGCAGGTGTCCATGCTTCATTCGTGGAAACAGTTCCATTCAAATACATTGCCTCGTTCACCCTCTTCCAGCTTGCTTATTTTCTGGTTTGCTTCGGGATCACATGGATACCTATTGCTGGAATATTGTTCCCTTTGCCATTCTTCATCCTTATAAGTATCAGAGAACATATTCTTCCCAAGTTCTTTTCACAGCAGCATCTTCACGAATTAGATGCAGCTGAATACGAGGAGAGTGCCGGGGTGCCAATGCGCAGTGGAAGTTTGTCATGCAGG GACACGGATGAAACAATGGATGAGGATGTATCAAGTCAAGAGATACTGGATGAGATGACAACCCGGAGAGGCGAGCTGAAGTTTAGATCTGTAAGCATCTCAGAAAGGCACCATCAG GTTTTCCCAGACCAGTCCTAA
- the LOC127812641 gene encoding cytochrome b-c1 complex subunit 7-like isoform X2, protein MASSLMKWLVDPKKNWFAAQHMKAVSNRLRKYGLRYDDLYDPLYDLDVKEALNRLPREVVDARNQRLKRAMDLSLKHKYLPEHLQAMQTPFRSYLQDMLALNCKTSV, encoded by the exons ATGGCGTCTTCGCTGATGAAGTGGCTGGTGGATCCAAAGAAGAACTGGTTCGCGGCTCAGCACATGAAAGCCGTCTCTAACCGCCTTCGCAAATACG GCCTTCGATATGACGATCTGTACGATCCGCTTTACGACCTGGACGTGAAGGAAGCCTTGAATCGCCTTCCTCGAGAGGTCGTTGACGCCAGAAATCAACGCCTTAAGCGAGCTATGGACCTATCCCTGAAGCACAAGTACCTCCCTGAGCATTtgcag GCGATGCAGACACCATTTAGGAGTTACCTTCAAGATATGTTGGCCCTT AATTGCAAGACTTCAGTCTGA
- the LOC127812641 gene encoding cytochrome b-c1 complex subunit 7-2, mitochondrial-like isoform X1, which translates to MASSLMKWLVDPKKNWFAAQHMKAVSNRLRKYGLRYDDLYDPLYDLDVKEALNRLPREVVDARNQRLKRAMDLSLKHKYLPEHLQAMQTPFRSYLQDMLALVKKENAEREALGALPLHQRTIP; encoded by the exons ATGGCGTCTTCGCTGATGAAGTGGCTGGTGGATCCAAAGAAGAACTGGTTCGCGGCTCAGCACATGAAAGCCGTCTCTAACCGCCTTCGCAAATACG GCCTTCGATATGACGATCTGTACGATCCGCTTTACGACCTGGACGTGAAGGAAGCCTTGAATCGCCTTCCTCGAGAGGTCGTTGACGCCAGAAATCAACGCCTTAAGCGAGCTATGGACCTATCCCTGAAGCACAAGTACCTCCCTGAGCATTtgcag GCGATGCAGACACCATTTAGGAGTTACCTTCAAGATATGTTGGCCCTT GTGAAGAAGGAGAATGCAGAGCGGGAAGCTTTGGGAGCTTTGCCGCTTCATCAGCGGACCATTCCTTAA